The genomic segment GCTCTTCCCGCCGTCTTTCTGGGCAGGGCCATCAATCATCGCCTTTCTGGCGATAAGTTCCTCAAATACATCTACGCGGGACTGGCGGCTACGGGCGCGTTGCTTGTCATCATGGTCATTACCGGCCACGTGTAATGCGCCGAGTTGTATCCCGGCGGGGGCTAAAGCCCGAGATCTTTATTGGGTGCTTTGCGGCACGACTAAAGTCATGCCCTGTTACAAAGCCTCTCGCCCCGGCTAAATCTATCAGACGTAGTCGGCGCTTAGAGACAATTCGCGGCACCATCCATTTATCCTTAGCTCTGCATGCTGTATGCGCTTCTTGCACTCGCGGTATTTGGCCTGATTACTTCGTCTGTCTTCACGGGCATGGTTCTGGCCGCGCTGCCGCGCTTTTTTCGCGAACGCCGCGAGGCATTCATGGCGATGGATCGCGAGCCCAAGTACACGCCTCCGCTGAGCCTGCTGAAGCCATTGCATGGAGCGGAGCCGGGGCTTGAGTCGTACCTGACTACTTTTTTCGAGCAGGTTTATCCAGCGTACGAGATTTTGTTCTGCACCAAGTCGGCGGATGATGCTGGTCTGGCGCTGGCACGCGAAGTTGCTGCGCGTTATCCGGAGATTCCGGTGCAGTTTCTCTCGACCGGCGGACAGCCCGACTACATAAACGCGAAGGTCGCGCAGATGGAGTTGATGGCCCAGCAAGCGACCCATGACATCTTCGTGATCAGCGATAGCGATGTGCGGGTGACGCAGGATTATCTGCAGGCTGTCGCGCTGCCGTTCGAGGATCCGAAGGTGGGCGGCCTCACGTGCCTCTATCGCGGCGTCGCTGCGGAAGGCGGACTCTGGGCGCAGCTTGAGGCTGTCGGCATGAGCGTGGAGATGTCGGCAGGCGTGCTGGTGGCGCGCAGCATGGAGGGGATGCAGTTTACGCTGGGGCCCACGATGGCGTTTCGCCGCCAGGTCATTCGCAAGATGGGCGGGTTCGCGGTCACGGCGGATTATTGCGCGGATGATTTCGTGCTGGGCAACGAGGCGCACAAGCACGGCGACACGATCGTGCTGAGTCATCACTCGATTGACCACATGGTGATCAATGCGAGCTTCTGGCAGTCGATGCTGCACCAGGTGCGGTGGATGAAATCGACGCGTTTCTCGCGGCCGAAGGGGCACTTTGGCACGTCGCTCACGTTCAGCATGCCGTTCGGGCTGCTGGGGCTTGGTGCAGGGCTTGCGTCGCATCACACGGCGATCGGCGTGAGCCTCATGGCCTGGGCGTTGATTTCGCGCTGGCT from the Occallatibacter riparius genome contains:
- a CDS encoding glycosyltransferase, which produces MLYALLALAVFGLITSSVFTGMVLAALPRFFRERREAFMAMDREPKYTPPLSLLKPLHGAEPGLESYLTTFFEQVYPAYEILFCTKSADDAGLALAREVAARYPEIPVQFLSTGGQPDYINAKVAQMELMAQQATHDIFVISDSDVRVTQDYLQAVALPFEDPKVGGLTCLYRGVAAEGGLWAQLEAVGMSVEMSAGVLVARSMEGMQFTLGPTMAFRRQVIRKMGGFAVTADYCADDFVLGNEAHKHGDTIVLSHHSIDHMVINASFWQSMLHQVRWMKSTRFSRPKGHFGTSLTFSMPFGLLGLGAGLASHHTAIGVSLMAWALISRWLLSLGVGNWVVRDSNWFGLLVLYPVRDLMGFLFWAASYTSSKIHWRGRKFQLLPGGKMRAA